In Zingiber officinale cultivar Zhangliang chromosome 1A, Zo_v1.1, whole genome shotgun sequence, a genomic segment contains:
- the LOC122038670 gene encoding protein NRT1/ PTR FAMILY 6.2-like produces the protein MKENNSNAVADAVDYKGLPADKSRTGGWVPAALILGIEVCERLSTMGIAVNLVTYLGGTMHVASAEAANMVTDFMGTSFLLSLLGGFLADSFLGRFLTIAIFALLQSLGTGMLTVTTKLPQLRPPPCGSAAAGQVSCEKANGLQMGLLYLSLYIIALGTGGLKSSVSGFGTDQFDDKDPREKSQMAFFFNRFFFFISIGTLFAVTVLVYIQDNVSRSWAYGICCIAMLLAVLVFLSGTRRYRYKQSSGSPIVHILQVIVAAVRKRKLALPSDVQFMFDNFPENSKIQHTDQFRFLDKAAIIVDGESKCADDDPWKLCPVTRIEEVKMMIRLLPIWATTIMFWTIYAQMITFSVEQATTMQRSIGSFQIPAGSLTVFFVGAILITLAVYDRVIMPLMKKQLGKQGFTNLQRIGIGLALSSIGMVAAALAEMKRLSVAKETVLLHGGATVPISVFFLIPQFLLVGAGEAFIYTGQLDFFIRESPKGMKTMSTGLFLTTLSLGFFLSTFLVSVVKSMTGGGEGGRQGWLGDDINHGRLDCFYGFLAVLSALNLAAFVVCAAWTKPQSSKGEEKLSEIDP, from the exons ATGAAGGAGAACAACTCGAACGCTGTGGCAGATGCAGTGGACTACAAAGGATTGCCTGCGGACAAATCGAGGACTGGTGGATGGGTGCCTGCAGCTCTTATTCTAg GAATTGAGGTGTGCGAGAGGCTGTCGACGATGGGGATAGCGGTGAACTTGGTGACGTACTTGGGAGGGACGATGCATGTGGCGAGTGCAGAGGCGGCGAATATGGTGACGGATTTCATGGGCACGTCGTTTCTGCTCTCCTTGTTGGGGGGATTCCTCGCGGATTCCTTCCTGGGCAGATTCCTCACCATTGCCATCTTTGCCCTCCTCCAATCACTG GGAACAGGAATGCTCACAGTGACGACGAAGCTGCCGCAGCTCCGACCGCCGCCATGCGGCTCCGCCGCCGCCGGGCAGGTTTCCTGCGAGAAAGCCAACGGGCTCCAGATGGGCCTCCTCTACCTGAGCCTCTACATCATCGCCCTCGGCACCGGCGGGCTCAAGTCCAGCGTCTCCGGATTCGGCACCGATCAGTTCGACGACAAGGACCCGAGGGAGAAGAGCCAAATGGCCTTCTTCTTCaaccgcttcttcttcttcatcagcaTCGGCACCCTCTTCGCCGTCACCGTCCTCGTCTACATCCAGGACAACGTCAGCCGGAGCTGGGCCTACGGCATCTGCTGCATCGCCATGCTCCTCGCCGTCCTCGTCTTCCTCTCCGGCACCAGAAGGTACCGGTACAAGCAGAGCTCCGGCAGCCCGATCGTCCACATTCTCCAGGTCATCGTCGCCGCCGTCAGGAAGAGGAAGCTCGCGTTGCCGTCGGATGTGCAATTCATGTTCGATAACTTCCCGGAGAACTCCAAAATCCAGCACACTGATCAATTCCG ttTTCTAGATAAAGCTGCAATAATTGTCGACGGAGAGAGCAAGTGCGCCGACGACGACCCCTGGAAATTGTGCCCGGTGACGAGGATCGAGGAGGTGAAGATGATGATCCGGCTGCTTCCTATCTGGGCCACGACCATCATGTTCTGGACAATTTACGCGCAGATGATCACGTTCTCGGTGGAGCAGGCGACGACGATGCAGAGGTCGATAGGGAGCTTCCAGATTCCGGCGGGGTCACTGACGGTCTTCTTCGTCGGCGCGATACTGATCACCCTCGCCGTCTACGACCGCGTGATCATGCCTTTAATGAAGAAACAATTGGGCAAACAGG GATTCACGAACCTTCAAAGAATCGGCATCGGCCTGGCCTTGTCGTCAATCGGCATGGTGGCGGCCGCGCTCGCGGAGATGAAACGGCTCTCGGTGGCCAAGGAAACAGTACTGCTCCACGGCGGCGCGACGGTGCCGATAAGCGTGTTCTTCCTGATACCGCAGTTCTTGCTGGTGGGCGCCGGCGAGGCCTTCATCTACACCGGGCAGCTCGACTTCTTCATCAGGGAGTCGCCGAAGGGGATGAAGACGATGAGCACGGGGCTGTTCCTGACGACGCTCTCGCTGGGGTTCTTCCTGAGTACCTTCCTGGTCTCGGTAGTCAAGAGCATGACCGGCGGCGGCGAGGGAGGGCGACAAGGGTGGCTCGGCGACGATATCAACCACGGGAGGCTGGACTGCTTCTACGGGTTTTTGGCGGTGCTGAGCGCTCTTAATTTGGCGGCTTTTGTTGTCTGCGCCGCTTGGACTAAGCCGCAGAGTTCCAAGGGAGAGGAGAAATTGTCGGAAATCGATCCTTGA